In the Argiope bruennichi chromosome 8, qqArgBrue1.1, whole genome shotgun sequence genome, CTTGTCTTCCAttgagaaattgaatattttgggAACCAATGAGCTACCAGTGAATCTCTTATTTTCTTAAGCTATGATTTTTTGGTAAAAGAAtctcataaatatattatttttaaaagcattttatagaaCTTTCAAGagtaaaattagcatttaaaatatttgttgctttAGATTAgtatgtatattttcaaatttcttctacatttattttttttaacttgaaatcgGTGATTTTATGTTATTGGGGCAAAAATGATCTGTTTTGAAATTACTcctttattaaagtttattgtttttatgtttacAAAAGTAGAATAGCTTGTTGTTGAATCTTGTTTTGTTTGTTCCACTGAAAATGTATTTACCATATTCCTGTCTGATTTCCAAAACATAGTGAAACAAGCATTTATTTGTATATCTGTCAACTGTCAATAATATGCACAAACTTAGTTAagactttttttcttcataaatgtcAATCTGTTTAAACTATgcataggcttttttttttatgcttttaaattatattattttgccaTGTGAATATGTAAATCAATTTGTATACCTACAAAATGCAGAAACTGgttcttaaaagtaaaattttaaaatttttattccttaaaaaaatttttatttttcggaaatttaaaatttacatacttaaaacttatggtATTGgtgtaaagtttaattttataagtatatcCTACAATAATAAAATGgcttgttatataaatattaaattcattgtcAATAATATTTAGGATTTGTCAAACGATAgatataaaagaagaagaaaatgaaagtgtattaattaataaatgaatttaatgcaaaaaaaaaaaacagattacaaCTTCTCCTTGGCTTATAaccataagaaataaattttgaattaaaaaataatttcgaaatgtattttttgtttacataaaaagagttcctatatatttttcatattatgtaCTGCTTTTACTACCCAAATGGAGTGTTATAgtgttaaaagaatataaattcaacTTATAACATATCAAGACAGTGTCTGCAGAATATCCTTTACTTACATTTCAGTTTTAAGCCAAGAAAATCCTGcgctgtgaaataatttttttaataaaagatccttttttttatatatcaaaatatttctggctTAATTATGTCTATCTTTGCttgttcttatatataaaaaaatttagatcacTAATTTATTTGTTATGGAGGAGTATATATCTCATATCTAACAATGTGCAATAGTCATCAAACTacttatataatttatcaattgaaaattaTGTGTAGTAATCTTTCTGATAACGCTGTTGGAAcatgtattttaatcataattaattaaagtgtTATGAtagtaagtataattttttatattgaagaattaggatgaaattatttttactcctGAGATTGATACCAAAAATAGCACTTTTATGTTCAATACAACTATTGTTGTGATGTCAAAAGCCAACCTGCCAAATCATTTTTTACTTAGGAAGGAAATGTTTTCATATCCTAGTCATTACTTAATAAatgaatctgttatttttttttttatcatgtattcatattatgtttatgctgttttaaaattttcatattttgtattttttgtggTTTTGCTTAGATGTTCATTCTTTGTCATATTGAATATGTGTCCTTTGAAGCATTTGTTGATTTATTgctatttcaaaatgatattttttgccatttaaaCCAGTTGCAAAATGCTAAATAAGTtgtgataatttttgaaataagtgttattagttttgttttttaatctatattgaaTTCtgatagctattttaaatttaatgcttagttagttttgaaacaaaattcagtAGCTTTGGTCAATTTTATTAATACCCTTTTATTACTTACATTGTTTAACATAAATGTAGAATTTATCTTCTCAggtttgcttaaatatttttagttttatactaAAGTTGATCTcccaataatattcttttataatttcagttaCTAAAATATaccagatttttaaatattatctatcctttctttgtaaaaaaatccTTCTCCACCCCCTTCTAAAATGTTTGTTAAGTTCTAGAGaaattttctaattgtttttcattttgtttcataaaagtaataaactagcaataaattttttttatggattgtttgataataaaatcaaaataaatccatttaatgaatgcattttaagcaaattattagctgtttttatgtttttggttgctgctcatttcattctgaaccctgtgattttttttatctgaattaattagtgatttaaagatcttttttatgataaaatttacttagaaattttatcaaaatttaaaaataaaattatttattttatctgcatgTTGATCATCAGTAAGTCTGTTCTACTCTGTTAGATATAAACCAGCAAAAAATTgtccaattatttcaaaattttgttaactcCTTGTGAAAAATTGGAGAAAACATTTACTTCTAATAGAAGTGCAACTTGTAACTAGTGATTTGTtgtttgacaacatttaattttcaataaaagtattgaaaagctttttttttttttagtcatcatTGTGTTAACTATTTAATGCTGTAGTTATTCtgactgctttaaaaaaatactgtcttttatacattatttgatttaagcagaacacaaaaaattatatattaatgaaagaaaaaaaatggcatatggaataaaaaaaaggttttaattatattagacATGGCTGGTATATGTTGTATTTTATGATTGagaagtacaatttttaaaattcagtaaaactgaatttttaaaaaatgttttcaaaaaaattcaatcaaaaggctttctacaataaaaaaataacagaagttTTTTACTAAATGATACCAGGCCATTAACATTCTCATTTTCTTTGCAAgacatttgcaaattttatgagttttaaatTTGTACCTCATTGACTGCAATTTTGGAACTCATCAAAATTTTCAGTGCCGACAATTTATGAATGCTGCAATAGAATAATGGCACACggttaattttcaacaaaagctACCATGCAGAAACTTTGATGGCATCAAACTATGATGTGATCATTGAAATGTtctaatagtgaaaaaaaataccatctaattataaaaaaagccaATACTTCCTTTATAGAATATATACAAAACTTCAAGTgcatatctttatttcttttctttaaatacttttttaagtgTTAAGTTACTTTTTAAGCTTTATGTGTGTTATGTTGCGTAATAAGCAATACCAATCTCAGTTATACAATtgggagaaaaaattaattttcctataaatttttccaattacaAATTGTTccgccttttttttaaaatctaataattgggaatatataaaaatgtcaaatataggTTATTGATTAGAAAAAATGTCTTCTTCCTGTGGGGCATTTTGAAAAAGAGATAGATGTATTTGTTTCTTAAGTGATATGTAAAATTTGGCTCAGCAAGACCCTGCGAGtcattaaaagtcaattttaaatttatttaagtgtaTGCAGTCCACAGAAGtactttaaaagaagaaaaacacattCTGTCTGCTGCAAGTGTAGTAAATTTACCTAAGAACCTTACCTTGTAAGAATTACCTGAATAGccttttcagaaattgaaaatgcAATAGGCAAAACGTTTTGCTACATTATATTACTATCTGAGAGAACAAATCACAGTagacaaaatggattttttttatttttttttttaactcaaattgAGCTCTAAGAATTGTAGAATTATTTTCGTTTATGTCTACAatctattttaattcagaataatttttcttcaaagtatTAAATCttaagagaaaaatgttttcataaaattattagtatCATTAGTAAGATTATTAGTATCATTAGTAAGTATATTTACTACGGAGTTAAAAATGTTTCCCaagagaaaatacaaaaatcattgtaaaaattaaGTAACTACTAAATGTGATTTTCTTCAGCAGTAGGTTTTGTTTTTTTAGTCTCTAGATATAGAATGAAAggatttcttcaaaatgattagttgttattttaatctatttgCAATGAAGTTTGTGGTAGGGAAGAACAGAAGCATATAAGATAATTTAGAGAGAGGTGACAGTATGacttttatgtatttgaaaaagcaaaaatgtgacaaattttatgtaattgtctaaaaaaaaaagtttgaaatgggGAGCGGAATGGGACAACCCAATTATTGAATAATTCAAgataatggaaatatatttattttaattcacaacaaaaaaacaataaacataattctcttttaatatgaatgaaataataaatataatttacatatgcATGAGAAACAAAATGATATATATGTACTCATGCTCATAAAATATGaatactccatttttttttcatttgaaataacagagattaaataaattatatttaaatatttataagcaataaagaaatattcattaataaaaaactctataaatataattacaaaaccaTGAATTTTATTGCACTATAAtagtatagaaattaaaatatattttcattttattttttcatgtttgtatTTCATTGATAATTACAAGTTATAGTTTCAGTGAAATTTACGAGAACATCTTAACTAatctataataatttcaaacattgaCACAAtagtaatataaagaatttttgaaattctgaaaaatgtattccccttttaaataggaaattttatcGTTATTATATGATTTTTGGGCGTTGTTACATAATAAGCAAAACctaatctctaaaatatttttaaatgtgaaatattcttcAATGACTAACgcttattaatgttgttattctgaacataattaaaattttatggttaCAAATTCTCTCTATAGAACATTTAGATTTACAACTAGAATTATTTGCATAAAACTTCGCCTCCTCTTTACTATCACACTGATTCAAGTTTTTCCTGAAACCATCCAGTAtcacaagaaataataaaaattctttcctatattttttatatatatttcctgaatCGTTCTTCATCTGATCAAATGTTAAATATTCTGGAAGTATCGCTACGACTGTATTCAGATTTCTGTCCATCTACGATTTATCACTGCTTTCGTCATCTGTAGCAGATTCTGTGTTATTGCCATTATCGGGACTTTTAGCTGGTGATCTGGTCATTGGAGAGCTTGTTTGCCTATCTGTAGCATTGCCGGCGAATTCTGCATCCTTTCTCAAAACTGCCTTAATATGTGAGCTTTTTGACTCATTTGCCTCATAAGACCAACTGCGTCTCATGTCCAATTCTCGCATCCTAGTAAATTCATTCgcataattttcttgaaatttgtaCCTGTTCAGCGATAAATTGTTATCTGAGCAAGATATGTCTTCCGCTTCGTGTTTCTTCAAGTGCCTGTCCAGGTTGGTTTGTTGCCCAAAGCATCGTTCACACAACGGACACTTAAATGGTTTCTCCTTGTTATGAATATTACGAACATGTCTTTGCAGGTTCGAAGAAATGCTGAACGAACGATCACAGTACTTGCATTTGTATGGTTGTTCCCCTGTATGTGTGCGCAGATGTCGAGTAAGATTGGCTGAACGTGGGAAGATCTTCCCACAGAACttgcatgaatatttttctttgttcttcttgGCTTTCATGTAGTGATCGGCAGCGTTATGAATTTGATTTTTGCTGAAAGCCAAAGCAGACGTTTCGGAAACTGAGCTGTCCACTAAGTGCTGTTGAAATGGATGAGGCATGCATTCTTGTGAGCTATTGAAAAAGTTCAGAGCCATACTTTCTTGGTGGTTCCGGTACATGGTATCAACGAATAAAGGATGCAGTGGAGTAGTCCATGGTAATGAAAAATCGCGGGGAAAAGCATTTTGCATGTAATTTGACTCAAGAGGGTATTTCCACTCTTTGTTATTATTCTCATCTAAATCTGTAGTGCTTTTTCTTTTCTGGCTGACTCTGAGGTCTAAAGGTTCGTCAATCTGTTTGGAATAATCTACAACCGGAGGAGGAAAAGGATGTAATCTAGGCAAATATGGTTCCTCACTGGACAATTTCCATTGTCTGGCTAGTTCAGAAGTCCCAAAGCAGTGATTATCCATCAGTCTGTGATAAGAATACAGCTCATTCATTGTCAGAGCTTCTGGACAAACAGAAGCAATTTTTGGTGAAGTTTGGCGCTGATAATGGAACATGTTTTCACTTTTAACACCACTAAGGCATAGTCTGTCAGATGTACTGACCATGTGAGATTTATGTGTTCTCAGATCGATAATGAATTCAGTCTCTTTTTGTAATACCGTTGCTTCTGGGACAAAGATTTGTTTCCTAGTTTTTCGAATATCAAGTgaagtttttttcaaattcgattgtggcaacaatgaaaatttttcacgCCTGTCCCTTTTATGACTTCCTTTAGAAGTCAGAGGGGATCTGTATTTGTCTAATGAAGTATATATTGCAGCTTCCGATGTCAGTATAGACTTTTTGCAATGGCTGCATTCATCTTGTAGACGACATAAAGAATGCATACGCTTATGACGACACAGATTGGAAAACTGTGTGTAAGCTTTGTAACAGACATCACACTGGAAAGGTTTGATGCTGCTGTGGATGTGAGTGTGCTGCTTCAAGCCGCTCGATGTAGCAAATGCTTTTCCGCACTGGGCACACGCGTGATTTCGACTTCCTAAGTGCTGAGAACGCACATGTCTTTGGAGATTGCTCGGATCTGTGAACGCTCGATGGCAGGACACACAGAAGTGGGCACGTCGTGTGTCTTGGTATTTGAAGTCGTGATGCCAGTCGGTATTAGCAGTGACTTTAGGTTGCTCTGAGTACCGATATCGTGTCTTtctgaaatagtaaaaataaactattagcCATGGATTTTACATCACAAATCATCTTCGAAAAGTACTTTAGTTAAGAAGTAAGCATtctaatggattaaaaaaaaaaggtactaaTCTTATTTGAAACTTATATGATTTTCTTTCTATCGGGTCAACAACATTTATGATAAGCATACTTATTAAgtgtttaattttgaatagatTGTTCTGACAGCTTTCTTTGTACTCTTTTAACAGTCTATTgagtaaatttataataaaaggatgcagaaaatcagaattaacataaatattatttagaagaatCGGTAGTTTTGTAGAAAATGAATTGCCGAGGACAGAACCCGCGACGTTAGGGTCAGTAGCCgtgtaacataaccactagacaaaatgATTACCTTGGTCTGGgcggctgttaactggcttatgaagctaccacCACAGTTTTAACAATactgtttatattctttttttctataatctaGTCTTTCAATAAGGTGAACAAGTTTTAATTTGATCAGTAGGATACCATTTTCAAGTACTGTAAAACATATCGACATCtgttttttacatatacatatCATCGAAACatcgacatatttttttttaataaaataattcctgcTTTTAGCAATTAACTTGTACGCCCAGAGAGTATTAATTTCATGTCTGTCAAACTTTTgatatggaatgcatttatttacaatttcgcCGTCTTCTGTGACAAGacggaaaaattaaaatttaaaagaatcattaatttacttcaaattctgcgcatgcaaataaaaagttatatacaacaatataaaaatgGAAGATGAAATTCTACTTTAGagtcattgtttaaaaaaaagaagcaattccTTTTTATCTAAATAGCATTGATAAAAGCACTCGATTGAATggtttgatggaacaatgaaattattattaatggaacgatgaaattattattaatggaacaatgaaattattattaatggaacaatgaaattaatttgaaattcatcataaaaataggaaacaaattaaaaatatgtccgAAACATCAACATAAAAGCATTGTTATAAATTGCGtatcagattaaattttaaaaaattaaattaaattaagaaaaatttagtcAGAAATGAAATAGATTGCATTAAAACAGTAATTTAAGTTCTGAAacagtgtaaaaatcattttttgtggGATAATATTTTCGGCAGATATATCTGAAAAAACAGCAgaaacttgtttaatttttaattaactttggtctgtgaaaagttaaaaatgaatttcatcctATCTTCAAGAACACGTGAGTTAAAGTTCATCAAAATCGGACAAAAACCgtaaatttgtattcattttcccTCTGCAATTAtggattacaaaatatattttcatatatgtttttttactaaCCGCCTTTGCCGACCAGCTGATTCGCCaagaatattgtttgtttttattttcaattcaatctcTTACACATAAcgttttctcaaaagaaaatatttttaataatttatctgtgACAAATATCAAAaccgcgtttttttttttttttttttttaaataatattgcatctGTTCTGCTCATtgtttattccattttaataaagcTATGACTTCATGTAAACCTAATTGTACCTctcatttatcttctaatttcAGCAACACtgtaacttcacatttttttttcttgtaaacttcatagatattaaacaaaatctttcttccttaacattcaacaatgaaagaaaatcacacaattaaatatttaactaaacaatgaaaaacaatttgaatttcagtgcaataatgtaatctattttttaaaattaaataaaatatgtttttaaaaaattaggacaAAATTGAGCTACAATTAAGTTGATGTCTTTAGATAAAGccaaatctttgaattttaagatttcgtaaaaatcaattttgtggcGTAATATAGGGAATTTGgtgaaatatagtaaaaataacgttaaaatttagtttattaacattgtaattaaaattttaaaaacatcgcCCCGAGTGTACAGTCTCAGCATCTAAATTATATGTGTGAAGTTTGGCAGTTCTTGGTCAAAGGATATGGCCTGTTGAGTGccaacacacagacacacacttacattcatatttattataagaagtttattttattaaagaaaggcaaaacaaattttattattactgagataaacacataaataaatttattcattcataaaatttgcaatttttgtcacaattttatatttttcagcaaatttataaaaattgtgaaaaattcgCAGCTTTTGGCACATGCTTTTTTAAGacagtttctttttattgatatacagggtgtttataaagtcccggacccattttgatgtttaataactcataaaataataaagatataaacacacttatggcatttattgatggaataactcatatattttccttttcaggtttgaatatttttacttttgtaaatatcgtctgcgcgtgtggttaatttcatataatttcattttccagtctaaatatctgtacttttctaaatattgtctgcttattaattgcatttttctctcttttgtttttgtcaactattgcaatgttatgtttacttttgatgtgtttgttctatgtagtacttttgtatgtgatgttttattcgagcggatattaaggagaatgcatacaccacaagagaaagcacagattttatggtggttcatagaaatgaaatcgatagtgcaagcacagagaaatttcagaagattttaccaaaaagatcctccatccaaaaacagcaccttgcggtggaaaaagaattttctaggaattggaagtatcgaagataagaaacgttccagacgtccttgcacaagtgattttgatgttgagcgtgtcagagagacatttttacacaatcctagaatatctgtgagatcagcggcaacagaattggatatgccaatttcgacggtgtacaaggttattaagaaaaaattaagactgcatgcatacaaagttcaaattgttcaagttttggaaccgaacgatagacctaggaggatggcctttgcaacagatatgctaaggaggatagaagatgctgctgattttctgaagagcataatgttctccgatgaagcatccttttatgtttctggcattgttaatcgccataaagtgcgcaaatggctctgtgaatgccgacatgcttgtcgctacctggcgtgaaattgactatcgacttgatattctccgtgcgacgaagggggcacacgtggaagttcattgacaagggtcatgaaactgtttgagtctatttaaccatttatgttattaatttaaatctatctttattattttatgagttattaaacatcaaaatgggtccgggactttataaacaccctgtattaaatatatgtaatgttGTTTCCCTCCTCAATTAGTTTCATtgtaaaagaaaacagttttccATTATAATTATACATGATTTCGCTAAGATGGTTGGTGACTTCAGTTCATGGCCATTTGCATTTTTTGGCGTTTAATCGTTAAAATAAACAAGTACCTGATATAAAAAGTTACTTGGTATACAaagttatcattaaaatttagatatatttcagattttggcTCAATCCATTTCAagattgatcgtctgtcggtctgcataTTTGTGTGCATTCGATGGACTCGAAAATGCACCGatctagagaaatgaaatttggtaagtgatcaTATCGCTAATATTGGAGATAATTACACAATTTTGAATGACATGAAATTGGATAGCATGtcttattttaagataaagtCAAGACAGATACCCCATTGAAATTCGAAGATTAATAATGAAAGCTGAATTGTTACAAAGACAAAACAAATAACTGTTTAGCAGGACTCAATTTTTTTCGGGGGTGGGGGTAGAACACTTTAAGATTTTGTTAGAGTATTTTCAGCTCACAAGGACCATatacttattcaaataaaaaaccAAGTATCTTTTTGAAAAAGCTTTCTGACAACTTAATCGATTTATTCAGTTGCCGTTCTTCACGTAATGAATAAGCAGGTTACTAGtgaactaatttaatttaaaaattagaaacagatTTGTATTAATGATGTTAAGCTCATCAGAATGCATGCATTTTAGAATAGTTTTGAAATACTACGCCAtcatatagatatataaaaattctcttagataactatatttataaaaggaagtgCTTGTTATGTGCGCATGTTTGTGTCTATAGGACAAACCAAATTAGGCAtggataaaataaagtaataatatgtatttaattaaaaaattaagcgaaattttgattttttcaggtataatttccaaaaaatatgactgcaaattttatttttatgttattttttaattaacatcttttaaagatatcaataaaattacagttaattgttttcaaattattttctgcatGATTTTTCTTATAACAGATTTTATTCTTGTATTGAAATCCAAGCCGATGTCATAGTTATTGAGTTGAgccattttctttcattgtttaaaagctgaagaagaaaaaaaaaaaaattgttttttattttttcggcACGATAGTTTACctgaaaaaattagaaagtgaaaTCGCATGTCATCAAAGACAATGTGCAATTTGAAATGGATTATCCaagcactttttaaatattattatgatatcaAAATACCCGATTTTACTAAAGAAATTTCTTCTTGTTTGAGAGAATCATGAATATAAAGTTAGgcgcaatatatttaatttaaattaaatactaccCATATTCCCGACGAACCAGCTGGTAATGAAAGGCGGCTagttagtattattaaaaattatccatgAGTTAAAATTCTGCGTTAGTTTATGTTAACCAAAAGCATTAGTTTTTATGTGACAGTTTTTTCCAAACCAGAACTACGCCCTTTTCAAAATAACgagcattattaattattatttaaaggatattcatctttagttaaaatatttcagcacATTCTGAAATAAACATCACGCATCATGCATTTTTGAAGGTAAGCACCAATTAATTGGTATAAGAAATCTTTACGTGCTTAGAGTTGTCCGAAGATGCCAAATAAGAGAAAGTTTCCATTAAGAATCGTGCTTTATGTGACCTACAAACACCACTCATTTATATCTATCTGCctgttatcaaattatttctcaCCTATCGAAGGAAACGCCCAACTTTTCTTTGTCTGTTTTTCACCGGTCAGATGCGGTCAGCAGTGGAATCCGTTGTTAACAGTTAATTATAACTAGATCAGAAGATAGCTGTCATTAGGCAAATAAGCAAAATACCAGTAGTTCTTCTAGAAGAAGCGGAAGTGGCCATCAAGAAATTGTCTTGTCTCTTACCTTTGTGTCATGCGGTGACTGAACTAAATCAAATGAATTCTTCATGAATGTCAAACAGTCGTCAGAACGCTTTGGGGGATTCATTAGCATTCACAAATTGtggattcatttttttagaaggaAAGAAAACGATTT is a window encoding:
- the LOC129981965 gene encoding zinc finger protein 319-like — encoded protein: MHSLCRLQDECSHCKKSILTSEAAIYTSLDKYRSPLTSKGSHKRDRREKFSLLPQSNLKKTSLDIRKTRKQIFVPEATVLQKETEFIIDLRTHKSHMVSTSDRLCLSGVKSENMFHYQRQTSPKIASVCPEALTMNELYSYHRLMDNHCFGTSELARQWKLSSEEPYLPRLHPFPPPVVDYSKQIDEPLDLRVSQKRKSTTDLDENNNKEWKYPLESNYMQNAFPRDFSLPWTTPLHPLFVDTMYRNHQESMALNFFNSSQECMPHPFQQHLVDSSVSETSALAFSKNQIHNAADHYMKAKKNKEKYSCKFCGKIFPRSANLTRHLRTHTGEQPYKCKYCDRSFSISSNLQRHVRNIHNKEKPFKCPLCERCFGQQTNLDRHLKKHEAEDISCSDNNLSLNRYKFQENYANEFTRMRELDMRRSWSYEANESKSSHIKAVLRKDAEFAGNATDRQTSSPMTRSPAKSPDNGNNTESATDDESSDKS